The proteins below are encoded in one region of Lonchura striata isolate bLonStr1 chromosome 1, bLonStr1.mat, whole genome shotgun sequence:
- the LOC110477324 gene encoding microtubule nucleation factor SSNA1 has translation MTQQGAVLQGYNNELVKCIEDLCMQKEELNKQIRQAEEEKNKLQHEIQVLSEQLECVCENLAQKVASRNELDKILAETEAAYMKILDSSRTLLNVLKKEVGSLKHSPDLKTHVT, from the coding sequence ATGACTCAGCAGGGAGCTGTTCTTCAGGGTTACAATAATGAACTAGTGAAATGCATTGAAGATTTATGTATGCAGAAAGAAGAATTGAACAAACAAATCCGGCaagcagaagaggaaaagaataaaCTCCAGCATGAAATCCAAGTCCTCAGTGAACAGCTGGAGTGTGTATGTGAAAACTTGGCCCAAAAAGTGGCTTCACGGAATGAGCTTGATAAAATACTTGCTGAAACTGAAGCTGCTTACATGAAGATTTTGGATAGCTCTAGAACTTTACTTAATGTCCTGAAGAAGGAAGTGGGAAGCTTAAAGCATTCACCAGATCTGAAAACCCATGTAACATGA